One stretch of Natronolimnobius baerhuensis DNA includes these proteins:
- a CDS encoding non-histone chromosomal MC1 family protein — MVREDGKRNFALRESSGEETSVFSGNTPRQAALKAARRLEPGSSEDDAERVELQLREKGTDKVHIYEGWAWEQTAPDDKPDWMPGEITEANVSKQGIDHLEE, encoded by the coding sequence ATGGTACGTGAAGACGGTAAGCGCAACTTTGCATTGCGGGAATCGAGCGGGGAGGAAACAAGTGTCTTTTCGGGGAACACCCCTCGACAGGCGGCACTGAAAGCAGCCCGACGTCTCGAGCCCGGCTCGAGCGAGGACGACGCAGAGCGCGTCGAACTGCAACTCCGTGAGAAAGGCACGGACAAGGTCCACATCTACGAAGGCTGGGCGTGGGAGCAGACGGCACCCGACGACAAGCCAGACTGGATGCCGGGCGAGATTACGGAGGCAAACGTCTCGAAACAGGGTATCGATCACCTCGAGGAGTGA
- a CDS encoding phenylalanine--tRNA ligase beta subunit-related protein — protein MPTVDIDPDELRNLTGRDDTDDEQLKEDLFGLGLEFEGRTEDGAFELEFAPDRLDRLSVEGVARSLGYQYGDSRGVHVPSTNSAEWTIEVDDSVPEERPYVTGAIIRDVNLDEDSLDSLIQLQEKLHATMGRKRAKGAIGIHDLTMVKGTAPTEGNPTIDYVGVEPDGDTFVPLDSNAEMTPADVLEEHPTGETYADLVSEYERYPAIYDDLGLFSFPPVINGQRTEVTTDSRDLFVEMTGTDQWTIDKMLNIVCYALAARGATIEEVTVNYPDHELVRPDLSTKTKTVAHSRIETILGIDLDPEDVIDLAERSGLDATKHTDGETDENESTITPLADRDGLEERDVSDGSSETQEDVAEPTDTLVYDVTIPPYRVDVLHPLDVIDDLGRAYGFNELEPRYPDVGTVGGRHERSRLERSVREQLVGLGFEDLLNFHMISEEENYERVDLDPDADVYGAGKPATIKGPYSEDFTMLRTWVTPSLLMVLERNTHRAYPQDLAEIGFTAEVDESQNTGVTERRRVGAALASHDAGYEDAKARLQALCRKFDVDLETPPAEHPTFISGRTASVVIDGEEVGVIGEVHPKVLVEHDLEVPVAGFEFDLAALQ, from the coding sequence ATGCCCACTGTCGATATCGACCCTGACGAACTGCGAAACTTGACCGGCCGCGACGACACGGACGACGAGCAACTCAAGGAGGACCTGTTCGGCCTCGGCCTCGAGTTCGAGGGCCGAACCGAAGACGGCGCGTTCGAACTCGAGTTCGCGCCGGATCGCCTCGACCGACTCTCCGTCGAGGGCGTCGCCCGCTCGCTTGGCTACCAGTACGGCGACTCTCGAGGCGTCCACGTTCCCTCGACGAACTCGGCCGAGTGGACCATCGAGGTCGACGACTCCGTCCCCGAGGAACGACCGTACGTCACCGGCGCGATCATCCGCGACGTGAATCTCGACGAAGACAGCCTTGACTCGCTCATCCAGTTACAGGAGAAACTGCACGCGACGATGGGCCGCAAGCGCGCGAAGGGCGCGATTGGGATTCACGACCTGACGATGGTAAAAGGCACGGCTCCAACCGAGGGCAACCCCACCATCGACTACGTCGGCGTCGAACCCGACGGCGACACGTTCGTCCCGCTCGATTCGAACGCGGAGATGACGCCTGCCGACGTCCTCGAGGAGCATCCGACGGGCGAAACCTACGCCGACCTCGTCAGCGAGTACGAGCGCTACCCGGCGATCTACGACGATCTCGGCCTGTTCTCGTTCCCGCCAGTGATCAACGGACAGCGCACGGAGGTGACGACCGACTCGAGAGACCTGTTCGTTGAGATGACGGGCACGGACCAGTGGACGATTGATAAGATGCTGAACATCGTCTGCTACGCGCTTGCGGCACGCGGCGCGACCATCGAGGAGGTCACGGTCAACTACCCAGATCACGAACTCGTTCGACCGGATCTCTCCACGAAGACGAAGACGGTCGCCCACAGTCGAATCGAGACCATTCTCGGCATCGACCTCGATCCCGAGGACGTGATCGATCTGGCCGAGCGGTCGGGACTTGACGCCACGAAACACACGGACGGAGAGACCGACGAAAACGAGAGCACCATCACACCGCTCGCGGATCGAGATGGACTCGAGGAACGGGACGTCTCGGACGGTTCGAGCGAGACCCAGGAAGACGTCGCCGAGCCAACAGATACCCTCGTCTACGACGTCACCATCCCACCGTACCGCGTCGACGTCCTCCACCCACTGGACGTCATCGACGACCTCGGGCGCGCCTACGGCTTCAACGAACTCGAGCCGCGCTATCCCGACGTGGGAACCGTCGGTGGCCGCCACGAGCGCTCCCGACTCGAGCGATCCGTGCGCGAGCAACTCGTCGGCCTCGGCTTCGAGGACCTGCTGAACTTCCACATGATCAGCGAAGAGGAGAACTACGAGCGCGTCGACCTCGATCCTGACGCCGATGTCTACGGCGCGGGCAAGCCAGCGACGATCAAAGGTCCCTACAGCGAGGACTTCACGATGCTGCGGACGTGGGTCACGCCGTCGCTGCTCATGGTCTTAGAGCGAAATACGCACCGCGCATACCCGCAGGACTTAGCCGAGATTGGCTTCACCGCCGAGGTCGACGAGAGCCAGAACACCGGCGTTACGGAACGCCGCCGGGTCGGTGCTGCTCTTGCGAGCCACGACGCCGGCTACGAGGATGCCAAAGCGCGCCTACAGGCGCTCTGTCGGAAGTTCGATGTCGACCTCGAGACGCCGCCAGCCGAACACCCTACCTTCATTTCGGGTCGAACGGCGAGCGTCGTCATCGACGGCGAGGAAGTCGGTGTTATCGGCGAGGTCCATCCGAAGGTGCTCGTCGAGCACGACCTCGAGGTCCCCGTTGCCGGCTTCGAGTTTGATCTCGCGGCGCTGCAGTAG
- the pheS gene encoding phenylalanine--tRNA ligase subunit alpha — translation MQLPESQVAVLEAANADDAQSVDALAAATELPPETVTGAVFELEDEGLVAVAERVDETLALTDEGAEYADSQLPEVTLYEAALEAGADDDPAQMGRVIGQSGLEGPGVDIALSNYARKGYGVIDSGEITADADADPAADAEANALAALEGADETPVDSVEIDEGTLEQLERRGLVEISETTVREVTLTELAVTELMAGLETAETVGQVTPELLTSGDWADVEFAEYNVEADAERVEGGNVHILRQTAERVKDVLVGMGFQEMEGPHVDADFWINDCLFMPQDHPARTHWDRFALEEPTHIDDLPEGLVSDVEQAHRQGVGPDGEGYHSPWDEDFARALALRGHTTSLSTRYLSGTEIGEIEPPARFFSVEKVYRNDTLDPTHLLEFFQIEGWVMAEDLSVRDLMGTFEEFYAQFGITDIQFKPHYNPYTEPSFELFGTHPTTGELVEIGNSGIFREEMLEPLGVECDVMAWGLALERLLMLMYGFEDIRDIHGTLCDLDLLRNTEVTY, via the coding sequence ATGCAACTTCCAGAATCACAGGTCGCGGTCTTAGAGGCCGCAAACGCGGACGACGCACAGTCCGTCGACGCCCTCGCCGCGGCGACTGAGCTCCCGCCGGAAACCGTCACCGGTGCCGTCTTCGAACTCGAGGACGAGGGGCTGGTCGCCGTCGCCGAACGGGTCGACGAAACGCTCGCGCTCACCGACGAAGGTGCCGAGTACGCCGACAGCCAGTTGCCCGAAGTTACCCTCTACGAGGCCGCCCTCGAGGCTGGCGCGGACGACGATCCAGCCCAGATGGGCCGGGTGATCGGCCAGTCGGGACTCGAGGGACCGGGCGTCGACATCGCGCTCTCGAACTACGCGCGCAAGGGCTACGGCGTGATCGACAGCGGCGAGATCACGGCGGATGCCGACGCCGACCCCGCAGCCGATGCGGAGGCCAACGCGCTCGCCGCCCTCGAGGGGGCGGACGAGACGCCCGTCGATAGCGTCGAGATCGACGAGGGGACGCTCGAGCAACTCGAGCGCCGAGGCCTCGTCGAAATTTCGGAGACGACGGTCCGCGAGGTAACGCTGACCGAACTCGCCGTGACGGAGTTGATGGCCGGCCTCGAGACCGCCGAGACGGTGGGTCAGGTCACGCCCGAACTCCTGACCAGCGGCGACTGGGCGGACGTCGAGTTCGCCGAGTACAACGTCGAAGCCGACGCCGAGCGCGTTGAGGGCGGCAACGTCCACATCCTGCGCCAGACCGCAGAGCGCGTCAAAGACGTCCTCGTCGGGATGGGCTTTCAGGAGATGGAAGGCCCGCACGTCGACGCGGACTTCTGGATCAACGACTGCCTGTTCATGCCCCAGGACCACCCAGCACGGACGCACTGGGATCGGTTCGCACTCGAGGAGCCGACGCACATCGACGACCTCCCCGAAGGTCTCGTCTCGGATGTCGAGCAGGCACACCGCCAAGGTGTTGGTCCGGACGGCGAGGGCTATCACTCGCCGTGGGACGAGGACTTCGCCCGCGCGCTCGCGTTGCGGGGACACACGACCTCGCTGTCGACGCGCTACCTGTCCGGCACCGAGATCGGGGAGATCGAACCGCCAGCACGGTTCTTCAGCGTCGAGAAGGTGTACCGGAACGATACGCTCGATCCGACCCATCTGTTGGAATTCTTCCAGATTGAGGGCTGGGTGATGGCCGAAGACCTCTCCGTGCGCGATCTGATGGGCACCTTCGAGGAGTTCTACGCCCAGTTCGGCATCACGGACATCCAGTTCAAACCGCACTACAACCCCTACACCGAGCCCTCGTTCGAGCTGTTCGGCACCCATCCCACTACTGGGGAGCTCGTCGAAATCGGCAACTCCGGCATCTTCCGCGAGGAGATGCTCGAGCCCCTCGGCGTGGAGTGTGACGTGATGGCCTGGGGACTCGCACTCGAGCGCCTGCTCATGCTGATGTACGGCTTCGAGGACATTCGCGATATCCACGGCACGCTGTGTGATCTGGACCTGCTGCGCAACACGGAGGTGACCTACTGA
- a CDS encoding Gfo/Idh/MocA family protein — protein sequence MSYDVAFIGTGDAADLTDPSPDGFAMNYYHAEAYEVLENCTLVACADVDTDRAAAFADEFDIDAAQTYADYEAMLAKAEPDIVSISVWPDIHAEVVIDCARTDSVAAIHCEKPMDLTWGGSERMARVCDQRGVQLTFNHMRRFKPTWVEARELIDSGEIGDLERVELALGNIYDGGTHGIDFATGVVGDRPAEWVLGQIDYREENRWFGAHNENQAFAQWEYDNGVYGVVTTGKGSSLVPAKMRFTGTEGVLDVNPDDEDADNVVRWRGHGEADWNRRTLEEGAWTDPINDAIAHVVECLETGTEPELSARRGLNTTEIIFGIWESARRRGRVDFPLEIDDNPLHEMVESGALEPESTDD from the coding sequence ATGAGCTACGATGTTGCGTTCATCGGCACCGGCGACGCGGCCGATCTGACCGATCCGAGCCCCGACGGCTTCGCGATGAACTACTACCACGCGGAGGCCTACGAGGTCCTCGAGAACTGCACGCTCGTCGCCTGTGCAGACGTAGACACCGACCGCGCGGCCGCCTTCGCAGACGAGTTCGATATCGACGCCGCCCAGACGTACGCGGACTACGAGGCGATGCTCGCCAAGGCCGAGCCAGATATTGTCTCGATTTCCGTCTGGCCGGATATCCACGCCGAGGTGGTCATCGATTGCGCCCGCACCGACAGCGTCGCGGCGATCCACTGCGAGAAGCCGATGGATCTCACCTGGGGCGGCTCCGAGCGAATGGCTCGAGTCTGCGACCAGCGCGGCGTCCAACTCACGTTCAACCACATGCGCCGGTTCAAGCCGACGTGGGTCGAGGCTCGCGAACTCATCGACTCCGGCGAAATCGGCGACCTCGAGCGCGTCGAACTCGCGCTCGGAAACATTTACGACGGCGGCACGCACGGGATCGACTTCGCGACCGGCGTGGTCGGCGACCGCCCGGCGGAGTGGGTGCTCGGCCAGATCGACTACCGCGAGGAGAACCGCTGGTTCGGCGCGCACAACGAGAATCAGGCGTTCGCGCAGTGGGAGTACGACAACGGCGTCTACGGCGTCGTCACCACCGGGAAAGGGAGTTCGCTTGTGCCCGCAAAGATGCGCTTTACTGGCACCGAGGGGGTCCTCGACGTGAATCCAGACGACGAAGACGCGGACAACGTCGTCCGCTGGCGCGGCCATGGTGAGGCTGACTGGAACCGGCGCACGCTCGAGGAGGGTGCCTGGACGGACCCAATCAACGACGCCATCGCACACGTCGTCGAGTGTCTCGAGACCGGCACGGAACCGGAACTCAGCGCACGACGGGGGCTCAACACGACCGAGATAATCTTCGGCATCTGGGAGTCCGCTCGTAGACGCGGTCGTGTAGACTTTCCACTCGAGATCGACGACAATCCGCTCCACGAGATGGTCGAGTCGGGCGCGCTCGAGCCCGAATCCACGGACGACTAA
- a CDS encoding tryptophan--tRNA ligase, which yields MTGDDSREEPTANETGTPVPDGGAAGADDVALDPWGSSSVSDYRKLFEEFGIEEFDEVLEEVPNPHYLMRRGVIFGHRDYRPVAEALQNDEPAAVLSGFMPTGDPHIGHKLVFDEIIWHQQQGADAYGLIADLEANSARGMSWEEIDEHARDYLLSLLALGFDPEEGELYRQSENRELQDLAFELGAEANFSEFQAIYGFDGETDVSHMQSVVTQMADILYPQLEEPKPTVIPVGPDQDPHVRLARDLAERMRFFKVSEAYASFELEDEERALVAAFYEELEPAEFDDDTLRCTHVADALAETPLADLETDADTLSSVLTKLEEAGMEPVRPRTRFFDRRATEDAFDALIDAIDGEKRVYENHIDAFEIDRAEAEELAREIEVDNGGYGFQPPSSIYHRFMTGLTGGKMSSSVPASHISLLDDPEEGYNKVKSATTGGRETAEEQREKGGKADECPVYELYAYLLSGDDDEFAKEVYDECVGGERLCGGCKEQAAELMREFLAEHQEKRDEVEELLEETDIELESPRRR from the coding sequence ATGACCGGAGACGATTCACGCGAGGAGCCCACCGCGAACGAGACAGGGACCCCAGTACCCGATGGAGGAGCCGCTGGAGCCGACGATGTTGCACTGGATCCCTGGGGATCCTCGTCCGTCTCCGACTACCGCAAACTGTTCGAGGAGTTCGGCATCGAGGAGTTCGACGAGGTGCTCGAGGAAGTGCCCAACCCCCACTACTTGATGCGCCGGGGCGTCATCTTCGGCCATCGCGACTATCGGCCGGTCGCTGAGGCGCTGCAAAACGACGAGCCAGCCGCCGTGCTCTCGGGCTTCATGCCCACCGGTGACCCCCACATCGGCCACAAACTCGTCTTCGACGAGATTATCTGGCACCAACAGCAGGGCGCAGACGCCTACGGCCTGATCGCCGACCTCGAGGCCAACTCGGCCCGTGGCATGTCCTGGGAGGAAATCGACGAGCACGCCCGCGACTATCTCCTCTCGTTGCTCGCGCTCGGCTTCGACCCCGAGGAGGGCGAACTCTACCGCCAGTCCGAAAACCGCGAACTGCAGGATCTCGCCTTCGAACTCGGCGCTGAGGCCAACTTCTCGGAGTTTCAGGCCATCTACGGCTTCGACGGCGAGACCGACGTCTCGCACATGCAGTCGGTCGTCACCCAGATGGCCGACATCCTCTACCCGCAACTCGAGGAGCCAAAACCCACCGTCATCCCCGTCGGCCCAGATCAGGACCCACACGTTCGACTCGCACGCGACCTCGCGGAACGAATGCGATTCTTCAAGGTCAGCGAAGCGTACGCCAGTTTCGAACTCGAGGACGAAGAGCGCGCCCTCGTGGCGGCGTTCTACGAAGAACTCGAGCCGGCCGAGTTCGACGACGACACGTTGCGGTGTACCCACGTCGCCGACGCGCTCGCCGAGACGCCGCTTGCCGACCTCGAGACCGACGCCGACACGCTGAGTTCGGTCCTGACGAAACTCGAGGAAGCGGGTATGGAACCAGTTCGACCGCGCACGCGATTCTTCGACCGGCGGGCGACCGAGGACGCCTTCGATGCGCTAATCGACGCCATCGACGGCGAGAAACGCGTCTACGAGAACCACATCGACGCCTTCGAGATCGACCGCGCCGAAGCCGAAGAGTTGGCCCGCGAGATCGAAGTCGACAACGGCGGCTACGGGTTCCAGCCCCCATCGTCGATCTACCACCGCTTCATGACCGGCCTCACCGGCGGGAAGATGTCCTCCTCGGTGCCGGCCAGCCATATCTCGCTGCTCGACGACCCCGAGGAAGGGTACAATAAGGTCAAATCCGCGACCACCGGCGGGCGTGAAACCGCCGAAGAGCAGCGCGAGAAGGGCGGCAAAGCCGACGAGTGCCCCGTCTACGAACTCTACGCCTACCTGCTGTCCGGCGACGACGACGAGTTCGCCAAGGAGGTCTACGACGAGTGCGTCGGCGGCGAACGCCTCTGTGGCGGCTGCAAGGAACAGGCCGCCGAACTCATGCGCGAGTTCCTTGCCGAGCACCAGGAAAAACGCGACGAGGTCGAAGAGTTACTCGAGGAAACGGATATCGAACTCGAGTCACCGCGCCGACGATAG
- a CDS encoding AAA family ATPase, with amino-acid sequence MADDGASVGTASDTCNEVLSRISDAVITDRTFLEHVLTASLARGHILLEDVPGTGKTLTAVTVAQALGLEFSRIQFTPDLLPNDITGSHIFNEQSGEFEFTPGPVFANVVLADEINRAPPKTQAALLEAMDEGQVTVDGETRDLPDPFLVIATQNPVEQEGTFELPEAQRDRFIMKTSIGYPGREGELELLERRSQRDTKMPTVDSVVDTAGVRDLQAVPERVSMAPEIREYLVDLARETRADRRVDIGISPRGIQRYYEAARARATLEGREYVAPDDVKRIAEPVMQHRLVLTTDARIEGVDGVSVVRDVLNRVEVPAVDP; translated from the coding sequence ATGGCAGATGACGGCGCCTCCGTCGGTACGGCGAGCGACACCTGTAACGAAGTGCTCTCGCGCATCAGCGACGCGGTAATCACGGACCGAACGTTCTTAGAGCACGTCCTGACCGCCAGTCTGGCTCGTGGACACATCCTGCTCGAGGACGTTCCCGGGACGGGGAAGACGCTCACGGCAGTGACTGTCGCACAGGCACTCGGCCTCGAATTTTCCCGGATTCAGTTCACCCCGGATCTGCTGCCGAACGATATCACGGGCTCGCACATCTTCAACGAACAGAGCGGCGAGTTCGAGTTCACGCCGGGGCCGGTCTTCGCGAACGTCGTGCTGGCCGACGAGATCAATCGTGCGCCGCCGAAAACGCAGGCCGCCCTGCTCGAGGCGATGGACGAGGGGCAGGTAACCGTCGACGGGGAAACCCGTGACCTGCCGGACCCGTTCCTGGTAATCGCGACGCAGAACCCGGTCGAACAGGAGGGGACGTTCGAACTGCCCGAAGCCCAGCGCGACCGCTTCATCATGAAGACCTCGATTGGGTATCCCGGTCGCGAGGGCGAACTCGAGTTGCTCGAGCGCCGTAGTCAGCGCGATACCAAGATGCCGACAGTCGACTCCGTCGTCGACACAGCGGGTGTCCGAGACTTACAGGCCGTTCCCGAACGCGTCTCGATGGCACCCGAAATCCGCGAGTATCTGGTCGATCTCGCCCGCGAAACCCGTGCTGACAGGCGTGTCGATATCGGCATCTCTCCGCGCGGGATTCAACGGTACTACGAGGCCGCTCGAGCGAGAGCTACCCTCGAGGGCAGAGAGTATGTCGCGCCGGACGACGTCAAGCGAATCGCCGAGCCGGTGATGCAACACCGACTCGTGTTGACGACGGATGCCCGGATTGAGGGTGTCGACGGCGTGAGCGTCGTTCGCGACGTGTTGAACCGAGTTGAGGTGCCGGCGGTCGATCCCTGA
- a CDS encoding DUF7519 family protein produces MARTHDSAGGPSGDSQQAPEPETVSAPVTAVTTILATLAGIALLAVGGDPVAGLLAVVTGGLLTATVTATKRGTPGGRGLGSILAVITALALTGALALAATSGPLTDGLLARVGLIVAMSLATFGATATVTGAVGSGAVRSAFPVTILTALPLSVVAIAYLEAVRSRVDDALGAATDGPTGGASITDPILSPDGTVPALVSFVALAVAVLWVSAFVLPRLPIAELVTRENREQTRHSINRTAKLAGLGGLLLIPTSFGLAATAALSRTGELPPVVASTLETWLLPVTMMTGVRVGILAAIATLLALLALAWLPGLYRLRYHPFVAWAPVFSGGALVSVLLVVGYPAAFERWIQPALEEATAEGGTLALPGFGELIPIAELTDVLEPPNGIALLAIAMLSLIGTITAVLVGIWLLGSIGPLPDRGAPGSLGAGALVFGAIIAGVDGASVLVVSGVVACALVTWDGAVYGVSVTEELGRETSVRRPALAHTTGSVLVGLVAVALVAALPRVLEGVAVSTGITVATSLIIALVLSFVLLKRWAGSEYKTPPSDSLNAGSSGPNNDGTTARERREQQN; encoded by the coding sequence ATGGCACGCACACACGACTCGGCGGGCGGCCCGAGCGGCGACTCACAGCAAGCACCGGAGCCAGAAACCGTAAGCGCCCCGGTAACCGCAGTGACAACGATTCTTGCGACCCTCGCTGGAATCGCACTGCTCGCAGTCGGCGGCGACCCCGTGGCCGGACTCCTCGCCGTCGTCACCGGTGGGCTGCTGACGGCGACCGTCACAGCGACGAAACGCGGGACGCCGGGCGGCCGAGGACTCGGAAGCATCCTCGCTGTGATCACCGCACTCGCACTGACTGGTGCACTGGCGCTCGCGGCGACGAGCGGGCCACTCACGGACGGTCTCCTCGCTCGAGTCGGGCTCATCGTCGCCATGTCACTGGCCACCTTCGGCGCGACGGCAACCGTGACGGGCGCGGTCGGCAGCGGAGCCGTCCGCTCTGCGTTTCCGGTGACCATCCTGACCGCGCTTCCGCTGAGCGTCGTTGCCATCGCGTATCTCGAAGCCGTTCGCTCTCGAGTCGACGACGCCCTCGGTGCTGCAACCGATGGCCCGACTGGCGGCGCATCGATCACCGATCCGATTCTCTCGCCCGACGGGACGGTGCCGGCACTCGTGAGTTTCGTCGCCCTTGCCGTGGCGGTGCTCTGGGTGAGTGCGTTCGTGCTGCCGCGACTCCCGATTGCAGAACTGGTCACTCGAGAGAACCGCGAGCAGACACGACACAGCATCAACCGAACCGCGAAGTTGGCCGGGCTGGGCGGCCTCTTACTGATTCCGACAAGTTTCGGACTGGCTGCGACAGCCGCACTCAGCCGCACCGGCGAACTGCCGCCAGTCGTTGCCAGCACGCTCGAGACGTGGCTGTTGCCGGTAACGATGATGACTGGGGTTCGCGTCGGCATTCTCGCAGCCATCGCGACGCTGCTCGCACTGCTCGCACTCGCCTGGCTGCCGGGACTGTACCGACTGCGATATCACCCGTTCGTGGCCTGGGCACCCGTCTTTTCGGGCGGCGCACTCGTCAGCGTGCTCCTCGTTGTCGGCTATCCGGCCGCCTTCGAGCGCTGGATTCAGCCTGCACTCGAGGAGGCAACAGCCGAGGGTGGGACGCTCGCACTTCCCGGATTCGGTGAACTGATACCGATAGCGGAGTTGACGGACGTGCTCGAGCCGCCGAACGGGATTGCACTGCTCGCGATTGCGATGCTCTCGCTGATCGGGACGATCACCGCGGTGTTGGTCGGCATCTGGCTGCTCGGCTCGATTGGCCCGCTTCCAGATCGGGGCGCACCCGGCTCACTGGGTGCTGGCGCACTCGTCTTCGGCGCGATCATCGCAGGCGTTGACGGCGCGAGCGTACTCGTCGTCAGCGGCGTCGTTGCCTGCGCACTCGTCACCTGGGATGGAGCCGTCTACGGCGTCTCGGTCACCGAAGAACTCGGCCGTGAGACGTCCGTCCGGCGGCCAGCACTGGCGCATACGACGGGCTCCGTCCTCGTCGGCCTCGTCGCTGTTGCCCTCGTCGCCGCGCTTCCGCGAGTCCTCGAGGGCGTGGCCGTCAGCACCGGCATAACGGTCGCTACGAGCCTGATAATCGCGTTAGTCCTCTCGTTTGTCCTGCTCAAACGCTGGGCCGGAAGCGAGTACAAAACGCCGCCGTCGGACTCGCTGAACGCTGGCTCGTCAGGACCAAACAATGACGGAACGACCGCTCGAGAGCGCCGAGAGCAGCAAAATTAG
- a CDS encoding DUF58 domain-containing protein yields the protein MRNGHVRVSRWHSGVVAAVSLLTAGIFAGSAPLLLAAIVPLTYLGYAALSSVPSPEAAVSLEREWTPKTPLPGERIEVTLTVRNDAERTLPDVRVADAVPDTLEVIDGDSTAAMTLRAGEETTLEYTLQPRRGTYVFGAPWVRLRSLSATAVSTDEVSATGDDELECRVPLDGLPVHRETIPFAGSVASDSGGPGYEFHSTREYQQGDPLSRINWRRYARTGELGTVQYREQESTNVVIVVDGRPEAGLAPAAGRPDGLTLAAYAAIVTSTTLSDGGHNVGLVGLGIRGRTPGVYTGPPAYVEPGTGADVGGRIARVCDAIAARASGTTLLGSDPSPHLEQQEQRQQNHGEDSDHGQSTATSNDHAPLQTDGRGGAAGAGRTAPTHTASPTDVDHLDALLPTGCQLVLCTPAVDDEIIEYGAALRRRGYRMSVVSPDVTGADTVGARVAAVTREARLERLRRLDVPVADWDPETPLVTALGRGFGEVIH from the coding sequence ATGCGTAACGGTCACGTCAGAGTGTCGCGATGGCACTCCGGCGTCGTCGCCGCTGTTTCCCTGCTGACCGCCGGGATTTTCGCGGGTTCAGCGCCACTGTTGCTCGCCGCAATCGTGCCGCTCACGTATCTCGGCTACGCAGCCCTCTCCTCCGTTCCATCCCCCGAGGCTGCAGTCTCGCTCGAGCGCGAATGGACGCCGAAAACGCCGCTTCCGGGCGAGCGCATCGAGGTGACGCTCACCGTTCGAAACGACGCCGAGCGGACGCTGCCCGATGTCAGGGTAGCCGACGCCGTCCCCGACACGCTCGAGGTCATCGACGGCGATTCGACGGCCGCGATGACGCTCCGTGCCGGCGAGGAGACCACCCTCGAGTACACGCTGCAGCCCCGTCGCGGGACGTACGTTTTTGGCGCTCCGTGGGTTCGACTGCGGAGTCTGAGCGCGACGGCTGTTTCGACCGACGAGGTGTCGGCCACGGGAGATGACGAACTCGAGTGCCGCGTGCCCCTCGATGGGCTGCCGGTGCACCGCGAGACGATACCGTTCGCTGGCTCAGTCGCAAGCGACAGCGGCGGCCCCGGCTACGAGTTCCATTCGACGCGGGAGTACCAGCAGGGTGATCCGCTAAGTCGGATCAACTGGCGTCGCTACGCCCGGACCGGCGAACTCGGTACGGTCCAGTATCGCGAACAGGAGTCGACGAACGTCGTCATCGTCGTCGATGGCCGGCCCGAAGCGGGACTGGCTCCGGCGGCTGGCCGACCAGACGGGTTGACACTCGCCGCCTACGCCGCTATCGTCACAAGCACCACGCTGTCCGATGGCGGCCACAACGTCGGTCTCGTCGGCCTCGGAATTCGCGGCCGAACACCCGGCGTCTACACCGGCCCGCCGGCGTACGTCGAACCCGGCACCGGTGCCGACGTCGGCGGTCGGATCGCCCGCGTCTGTGACGCTATCGCCGCCCGCGCCAGCGGCACGACGCTTTTGGGGAGCGACCCCTCGCCGCACCTCGAGCAACAGGAGCAGCGCCAGCAAAACCACGGCGAAGACAGCGATCACGGGCAGTCGACAGCCACGAGCAACGACCACGCGCCGCTCCAGACCGATGGCCGTGGCGGGGCGGCCGGGGCTGGCAGAACCGCACCCACCCACACGGCGTCACCGACTGACGTCGACCACCTCGATGCCTTACTCCCGACTGGGTGCCAACTCGTTCTCTGTACGCCCGCCGTCGACGATGAGATCATCGAGTATGGGGCGGCCCTGCGCCGGCGTGGTTACCGCATGTCGGTCGTCTCACCGGACGTCACCGGCGCGGACACCGTCGGCGCGCGAGTAGCGGCCGTAACACGGGAGGCCCGCCTCGAGCGACTTCGACGACTCGACGTGCCGGTCGCAGACTGGGACCCCGAAACGCCGCTGGTCACGGCACTCGGGCGCGGCTTCGGCGAGGTGATCCACTGA